In the genome of Sphingomonas alpina, the window AATCCGAACCGCATTCCCGGCCTGACCAACGTACCGGTCGCCGGTCTGCCGGTGCGGCTGTCGACCTATCGTTTCGTCGATACCGGCCCGCAATATGTCGATGTGAAGAACTGGCAGGCACGTTTCCTCGGTGGGTTGAAGGGCAGGATTGGCAGCTTCGATTTCGACACCGCCCTGCTTTACTCCAAAGCGCAAGCGACCGACCGTTCCGACGCAATCAACATGACCGCGCTGCAGCGCAGCCTCGCTCTGTCCACGCCTGATGCGTACAACCCGTTCAACGGTGGCTGTGCGGCGACACCGGGCATAGGCGACTGCAACCCGTCATCGCAGGCGGCGATCGATGCGATCAAGTTCAAGCTGCGCCGGCAATCCACGACCACGCTGACCCTGGGCGATTTCAAACTGTCGCGACCCGATCTGTTCGTCTTGCCGGGTGGCGATCTGGGCATCGCATTCGGGGTCGAGGCGCGGCATGAAACGCAGCGCGATGATCGCGATCCCAATCTCAATGGCGAGGTCACCTTTACCGATTCGGTGACGGGCGAGACATCGATCAGCAATGTCGCGGCGGTCAGCCCAACGCCGAGCACGCGAGGCGATCGTACGGTATTCTCCGGGTTTGCTGAACTGGCCGTGCCGGTCGTCGGCCCGGACATGAACATCCCGCTGGTCCGCCGCCTCGATGTGCAACTCGCTGGGCGTTATGAACATTACAGCGACTTCGGATCGGTAGCGAAGCCGAAGATCGCCGCCGCTTGGGACCTGATCAACGGGCTGCGGATGCGCGGCTCCTGGTCAAAAGGCTTCCGTGCGCCGAATCTCGAGCAAACCAAGACGGTGCAATATTCCCGGCTTGGGTCCGGCATCGATTCTTATCGCTGTGAGGCTGACCTGCGCGGCCCTCCGCCCGTTCCGACGTTTCCCGGCTGCACGCGCAGCGTCAGCTATTCGATCTTCGTCAGCGGCAATCCCGATCTGAAACCGGAAAACAGCACCAACTGGAGCGTCGGTACCGTATTACAGCCCAAGCTATGGCCAAGCCGCTTCGGCAAGCTGACGCTGACTGCCGATTTCTGGTCGATCAGCCAGGTCGGCATCGTTGGGCAGTTCGGCCCCCAGAACGCATTGGTACTCGACTATCTGATGCGCATGCAGGGATCGAGCAATCCGAACGTGATCCGTGCCGCACCGACCGCCGACGACATTGCATTTTTCAATGGAACCGGCCTGACGCCGGCGGGCGTAGTAACGCAGATTCGCGATCAGTTCGTCAATCTGTTGCCGCAGAAGGTGCAGGGCATCGATCTTGCACTGCTCTACAACGTCAAGAAAACCGGGATCGGCGATTTCGACCTGTCGATCAACGCCGCACGGCTGACCAAATATTCGCGCGATACGCCACCGGCGGTACAGGCCCTGTTCGACGCACGCGCGGCGGGGAAGATCAATGTGGCAACCCCGCTGACCGATGCGACCGACCTGATCCAGGTGCGCGGGAAGCCGAAATGGCGGGTGACCGGGTCGCTGACCTGGACGCTCGACCAGATCCAGATCGGCGGCTTCGCCAATCTGACCAGTTCAGTCTATGATACCAACTTCCTCGATACCGAAGGAAACCCGTACATCGTCGAGGGTCAGACGACCTTCAACCTTTATGCGCAATATCGCTTCAAGGGCGGCGCGCTGGACGGCACGCGCATCCGGCTGGGCGCACGCAACCTGTTCGACAAACAACCGCCGATCACGGCTGACGGCTATCTCGGATCGCTTTACAGCCCCTATGGCCGCCAGCTTTATGTCACCATCGGCAAGAAATTCTAAAGGGACGACACATGATCAAGCTGTTGCTGAAGACGGGTCTGGCATGTGCGCTGCTGGGGGCAAGCATCGCGCCCGCCGCCGCGCAGGAAAAGCCGCGCACGATCCTGTTCGTCGGCAACAGCTTCACCTATGGCGGTCATTCCGCGGTGCATTATTACCGCGGCGATGCGGTCACCGACCTCAACAATGAACGCGTTGGCGGTATGCCGGCACTGTTCAAGACATTCACTGAACAGGCCGGGCTGAACTATAATGTCAGCCTGGAGACGATCGGCGGCCAGGGCCTCGACCGGCATTATCAGACCAAGCGCGCGGTGCTCAACCGCGCCTGGGACGTGGTCGTCCTTCAGGGCCATAGCATGCTCGACCGCAACCAGCCGGGCGATCCGCGGCTGCATGTCGCCAACGCTGCGCTCCTCGCCGCGATGTTCACCGCCGCCAACCCGGCGGTCGATGTCGAACTGATCGCGACCTGGGCACGCGCCGACATGGTCTACAAGAAGAA includes:
- a CDS encoding TonB-dependent receptor domain-containing protein, which codes for MTRGLRAALCAGTGVIALTMAGAAFAQEAPPQPIENTVPGIASDTPDDAGTPQPEGDIVVVGTQIRGASSTAALPVTVVSAKEIEATGALSGDDLIRSIPQMGEVSFNPSNNPQTSNAARGDVNSINLRNLGTGNTLVLLNGRRLVQHPSSQAGEGNVPVLGYNSNAIPVAGIERLEILRDGAAAIYGADAVAGVVNTVTKTDFQGLTVDGRYQYAEGTHRKEYEVTAFGGTNFADGRGNVSLFLDYTKRTAQLAEDQPYTATANLRSYFADNPGFAGNLGSDGRATQSPWANLTVVGGPGTIRMGTRALTSGAGAFHTQSILNPGCLVTINADTCYGSGTRATATTLREERFDGAIGTTVTPGIERYNSFLTAHYDISDNVTAYAEIGYYQAETHAVQPPTINLNAIVVPASNYWNPFGPVTFANGTANPNRIPGLTNVPVAGLPVRLSTYRFVDTGPQYVDVKNWQARFLGGLKGRIGSFDFDTALLYSKAQATDRSDAINMTALQRSLALSTPDAYNPFNGGCAATPGIGDCNPSSQAAIDAIKFKLRRQSTTTLTLGDFKLSRPDLFVLPGGDLGIAFGVEARHETQRDDRDPNLNGEVTFTDSVTGETSISNVAAVSPTPSTRGDRTVFSGFAELAVPVVGPDMNIPLVRRLDVQLAGRYEHYSDFGSVAKPKIAAAWDLINGLRMRGSWSKGFRAPNLEQTKTVQYSRLGSGIDSYRCEADLRGPPPVPTFPGCTRSVSYSIFVSGNPDLKPENSTNWSVGTVLQPKLWPSRFGKLTLTADFWSISQVGIVGQFGPQNALVLDYLMRMQGSSNPNVIRAAPTADDIAFFNGTGLTPAGVVTQIRDQFVNLLPQKVQGIDLALLYNVKKTGIGDFDLSINAARLTKYSRDTPPAVQALFDARAAGKINVATPLTDATDLIQVRGKPKWRVTGSLTWTLDQIQIGGFANLTSSVYDTNFLDTEGNPYIVEGQTTFNLYAQYRFKGGALDGTRIRLGARNLFDKQPPITADGYLGSLYSPYGRQLYVTIGKKF
- a CDS encoding DUF4886 domain-containing protein; the encoded protein is MIKLLLKTGLACALLGASIAPAAAQEKPRTILFVGNSFTYGGHSAVHYYRGDAVTDLNNERVGGMPALFKTFTEQAGLNYNVSLETIGGQGLDRHYQTKRAVLNRAWDVVVLQGHSMLDRNQPGDPRLHVANAALLAAMFTAANPAVDVELIATWARADMVYKKKGPWLGKPVTVMTADLRAASDLAKRSSRDIDGVIPVGEAWTRAMGEGVADPNPYDGKPFGQVDLWTYDQYHGSTYGYYLEALMVFGKITGVDPRTLGDKERAADELGISPSEAVALQRVAYEQLAKG